One Synechocystis sp. LKSZ1 genomic window, CGATTCCCAACAACTAGCACCGGCGCTAACGGTCTTAGGGAAGGCTCACTTCAATACCCTCTATCCCACGGTTTGGAACGGTGGCCACACCCTCTATCCCAGTCCCATGGCTCAAACGAAGCTGGTGCAGGGCCAAGACCCTCAGCTTCAGGGCCGCGATCCCCTAGGGGAACTCATTCCCCTGGCCAGGGCCGAGAAAATGCGGGTCATCCCCTGGCTAGAATTTGGTTTTATGGCCCCGGCGGATTCCGAATTGGCCCGCCGCTATCCCCAATGGCTAACCCAACGTCAAGACGGTTCCAAAATCTGGCTCGAAGGGAAGGTACATGAACGGGTCTGGCTCAACCCCCTGCACTCCGAAGTCCAGGCCTGGATGACGGATTTAGCCCTGGAGTTACTGGCAAAGTATCCCATTGATGGACTTCAAGTCGATGATCATTGGGCCTACCCCGCCGACTTTGGCTACGATTCCTTGACCCTGGCTTTGTATCAAAAGGAGCACGCTGGCCAGGCGCCACCTCCTGCCCCGGCCCTAGACCCCAACCAAAATTGCCTAGTGGCTGACCCCCAGTGGCAAGAATGGGTACAGTGGCGGGCCGATAAAATGACCCAAGCCTTTGAGCAATGGGTTCAGGCCCTCAAGGCCCGTCGTCCCGGCCTGGTGATTTCCGTTTCCCCCAATCCCCAAACTTTTTCTAAAAATTGTTTTCTCCTCGATTGGCAGGCCTGGCAGGAAAAAACCTTAGTCGATGAACTGGCCCTGCAAGTTTATCGTTCTCAGCTTGCTAGCTTTCAAGCCGAACTCCAGCAACCAGAAGTCCAGGCCACTAAGGCCAAAATTCCCGTCATCGTCGGTATTTTAGCGGGCCTCAAGGGCCGTCCCGTTCCCCTAGAGCCATTGCAGGCCCAGATCCAATGGGCTCAGCGTCAAGGCTTTGCGGGGGTATCCTTCTTTTTCTATGAAAGTCTCTGGAATTTTGGGCCCGAGGCCCCAGAGACACGCCAGCAGGCCCTGGAAACCTGGTTACAGCCGCAGGTCTAAATTTTTTGCTCATTGCTAACCGCAACTCGAGGGGAAAAATTGGGAAAATTAGACATACCGTTGGCATCGGCTAACCCCATCCTATGCTTGTCTACCCTATCGCTCTCCCACCCCCCCGGGCCCAAGGCCAGCTTCTTTTGTCCTTGTCTTCCGCGGAATCCTCTACGGCCCCGCGTTCTCTTCCCGAAACAACAACCTGGATGTACGGTGCGGGTTGCCTAGCCGGCCTGCTCCTGTTCATTGGGCTGTTAGCTCACTGGCGTCTGCGCTATCTCCGCCAGCAATGGCAACGGGAATTACACCAGGGCCAAAAGTGGGCCGATCAGTATCACCGAACGCTAGCCAAATTACAAAGCTGGGAGCAGAATCCAGACCTCCGGTCAGCGCGCCACTTTACCTTGGCCTACCTGCGAATGCGCCTAGATGAGGAGAATTTTCACTACGCCGTCATTCACCAAATGCGCCAGCAGTTAACCAGGTTAGTCCAGCAGGCCCTACAGTATCCAACGGAGCCATCGACCCCGACCTTATTAGTCGATGCAACCTGTCCTATCTATGCTGAAGTCGAGGCCCTGAATGGCCAATGGCAACGGGAAATTTTACTCCGCTTGCAGATGCAGTTAAGCTATCTACCGACCCAATCGAGTAGTGTGACGGTGGAACAAATTATTACAACCATTATCACTTTTTTAGATGATACGTCCCCTTCCCTGGGGGAAGATAGGGCCTCCAGTCTAGGCCTCCATTTACACTGGGATGAGTTGGCTTATCCGATTCCTACTCTGGTGGTGACCCAAGCCACCACAGCCGCCCACACCTTCCAACAATATTTTCTGCCCGAGGTACCCAGCTTACCCGCCGATCTAGATTGCGCCTCTCCCCTTTCCGCCACAATACCTGAGTTCAATCGATCTCTATCCTAGGTTAGATTCCCGGCAGGGACTGGACTACAGTGTTAGAATCAGCGGAGATCATCTTGCTTTTGTATTTCTGGCTACCTATGGATAAAGCAACTCTCCTAGAACGGATCAATCAAGTCAAAGCCAAACAGAATTTTTTGCTACGTCTGGCCGAACAACCCAACCTAGGGATTCTGCAGTTGGATGTTTCTCAGGCCATTAGTGAACTAGAGGATTTACTCGAAGATTGTGCCAAGACCTTTCCTAGAGAATAACGTTTCTATTCGGTTTCAATCTTGCTGTTTGTCCGCTCGTGAGCTGAATCTTTCGTGAGTACGTTACAGACTTTACGACAATTAGAATCCCAGACCCAACGCAACTTTGCCTTTTTGTTTACTGTTGGCCTGTTGTTTTGGATTGGCCTAACCACCCTGCTACCGACCTTACCTGTCTATGCCCAGGATATTGGGGCTAGTCGCCAGGAGGTTGGTTTTGTCATGGGGGCCTTTGCCATTGGCCTATTGGGGTCACGGGTATGGCTCGGCCAACTGGTGGATCGCCGGGGCCGAAAAATTGCCATTCTGATTGGGACATTTGTTGGTGCTACGGCGCCTCTTGGTTATCTTTTAACCCAGTCTGTCCTGCCTCTGATGGCAATGCGAGCCTATCACGGCATTAGTGTAGCGGCCTTTGCCACCGGCTACAGCGCGTTGGTGGTGGATCTGGCTCCCTTTAAGCAACGGGGGGAATTGGTGGGCTATATGAGCTTGGCAGTTCCTGTGGGCATGGCCTTGGGGCCGGCCCTGGGGGGCTACTGTGTGGAATGGGCCGGTTATACGACCCTGTTTGTTTTGGCTGCCGGCCTGGGCCTGCTGAGTTTTCTCTGTACCTTACCCATCCAGGAACATTCTCCCACCCGTTTGGAATCGGACGCTCACCTCCAGTCCCCGAGTCGTACTATTTGGCAACTTCTGACCAGTCCTTCCCTGCTGGTGCCATCCCTAGTGTTACTATTGGTCGGCTTTGTCTTTGGTAATCTGGCTACCTTTCTCCCCCTATTTATTCGGGAGATCCAGCTTAATTTAAATACAGGCCTGTTCTATAGCACGGCTGCCGTTGCCAGCTTTATTTCCCGTGTTTGGACGGGACGAGCTTCAGATTTTTACGGTCGGGGGGTCTTCATTACGGGGAGTCTGTTAGCTTATTTGGCCTCCATGCTGATTCTGAGTGGAGTTAGTACAATTAATTGGTTTTTGCTGGCCGCTATTCTCGAAGGCATTGGTGGCGGGATTCTCATTCCTATGACCATTGCCCTGATCTCCGACCGCTCTTCGGCCCAGGAGCGGGGGCGTGTCTTTGCGGTATGCGTTAGTGGCTTTGATGTGGGCATTGCCCTGGCAGGGCCAGCCTTTGGCTATGTGGAGGAGTTCACGGGCTTTCGGGGCCTGTTTTTAATCACCAGTAGCTTGGCCTTTTTAGCGATTATCCTGTTTCTTTTGCAGTCAAACCCTGACTTGAAGCGTTCTGTGGCCTTTGCCTTAGGCCGTGGCCGTGACGACTACGCCCTATCAAAATAACGGACTGGCTCTCAAAAGACGAGGCTTCCGGAGTAGGCCCTATCAGAACGTCAATGCCAAAGTAGCGTCACCCCTTGGTAAAAGCTAAAACTCACCGCCCAGGCGATTACCAAGGGAGCAAGCACCGCTAAGAGAGTATAACGCCAGGATTTGGATTCTCCCCAAATAGTTCCCAAGGTGGTTAAACAGGGCACATACAGTAAGCTAAACAAACAAAAACTAAAGCCCTGGGCAAAGGTCATCGTGCGTCTTAGCTCCTCCGTAACGGCTTCATTACTTAAGCCATAGATCACAGTCAAGGCAGCGATTTGGACTTCCTTAGCCACAAAGCCCACAATTAGCGTCACTGTCAAAAAGGGATTAATTCCTAACGGATTCATGAGGGGTTGAAAGATCTTCCCCAATTGGCCGGCATAGGTCTCTAATCCCGTTGTTCCCTGGGGAAAACTCGTTAAAAACCAGATTAAACTGGTGCCGATAACCATAAAAATTGAAAGTCGGGTGACAAATTCTTTCATTTCTCCCCACACCCGCAAAAAAACCTGGTGTAGGCTAGGAAAACGGTAGGGGGGTAATTCGAGGACAAAGGGCTCCCGGACTTGAAAGGCTTTAAAGCGGCTGAAGAGAGCGGCTACCAGAAATGCCGTGACAAAACTCATGACATACAACGAGAATAAGGCAATTGCCCCTTGGGAATTGGGTAACACCGCCGCCAGAATAAAGACAAAAACCTGTAACCGAGCCGAACACAGGGAAAAGGGAATCACCAACATCGCCAAGAGACGCATTCCCCGACTGCGAATCACCCGAGTGCCCATAATCGCTGGCACATTACAGCCAAAGCCCAGCATTTGCAAGACAAAACCTCGCCCATCTAAGCCCACACGTCCCATCAACGTATCCATCAAGTAGGCGGCCCGAGACAGGTAACCACTCCCTTCCAGAATTCCCATCACAATAAAAAAGAGGGCCACCAAGGGAACAAAGGAAAGCAGGGCCGCAAAACCGGCCCAAATTCCATGAAGCAGGAGGTCTTGTAACAGGTTTGGTAAGGGGGCCAAGAGGGGTTCCAGAAGAGTGGATTGAATCCAACCCGTGACGGCATCGACGGGATCAGCACTGGGCAGGCCGACATTCCAAATAAGCCAAAACACCACAAACATGGAAGCAAAAAAGAGAGGAATGCCCAGAATGGGATGTAACATCACCCCATCAATGACATTGGTAAGGGTGCGGGCCGTCACCGAAGGCATGTGCACAATACCGGCGATGACTGCCTCCATCTTGGCCTGTGAAACGGGATTAGCCGCGAGGACATTACCCAATTCCGGAATTTGGTAGGCTTCACTCTGGGCCTTAATCTGACGTTGTATAGCGGTTAACGCTCGCTCACACCCAGTTCCATACTTGGCACTGATGGGATAAACCGGAAAGCCCAGGCGTTCTCCCAGGGCCAAGGCATCGAATTGCACACCGTAACGTTTGGCCTCGTCGGCTAAATTTAAAACAGCAACTGCCGGTAGGCCGAGGGACTGGACTTGGAGCAGGAGACGGATCTGACGATCAATCTGGGCGGCATTGACCACTACCACCAATAAATTCACCGCATAATTTTCTAAAAAGCGCTGAACAACCCGTTCATCCTCAGAAAAGCCGTTCAAGTCGTAGATACCCGGCAGATCCACCACCTCCACGGTTTCCCCTTCCCAGGTCACGGTGGCCTGGAATAGATCCACGGTTAATCCTGGCCAATTGGCAATGGCAGCATTGGCCTTGGTGAGGCGATTAAAAAAGGTAGATTTCCCTGTATTGGGCTGACCAATTAAGGCAATACGCTTTTGAACATCCGCCCGAGCAGAGTTCACTTTTCCCCGCTGACAATGGGCCACGCTGTTTACTCTCTCAATATCTCTTAATGTTCTAACTTAACTGAAACCCATTGGGCTTCACTGCGACGCATCGCTACTTCGGTGGTGCTCCCTATTCGTAGATGCAAGGGGCCTCCCAAGGCCGCCTTACGCAACACTTGGATTGGTTTACCAGGAATAATTCCCATTGCTTCTAGGCGATTAACCAGGCCTTGACCATGGTGACTGAGAAAAACACTGTCTACAAGCGCAACTTGCCCTACCGACAAATCAAGCAAGGTCATTTTTGAGTCTTCCAAACTAAGAAGGATTTGCAATAGTCAGTATAACACGCGGAGAGGGGAGCCATTATTTTTATTTGTCCAGGGTTATATGACTTTGTAGTTGTATTTAGACTGGCTTGGGACGAACCAGACCGTTCTTATCTGCAACCTTGGGACGAAATAAACGGGAGTTGATGACGGATAGCGCTATTCAATCATGCCCATTTCTTGCAGGGAGCGCCGCAGGACTTCTGCCTCTGGACTCCCTTGTTGGTCATAGAGGCTAATGGCCGTTTTAAAAGCTACTAAGCTTTCCGCCAGCAGGCCGGCCTTAAAGGTCGTCACCCCGAGATTTTGATAGGCCTGGGCATAATTAGGATTCAGTTCAACGGCCCGTTGATAGGCCTTGATCGCCTCCAAGAGCTGGCCCTGGGCCTTGAGGATGCGACCTAGATTGTAGTGGCCGGTCGCTAGGGTGGGGTCAATCTGGACAACGGTAGCAAAGATCTTTTTAGCTTGGGCCAAGTCCCCTAAGTCGTGGAGCAAGGCCCCGTAATTATTCAAGGCCCCCAATTTCAAGGGCAATAGGATCTCTTCGTCTAGGGCCTTTTGGTAATGTTTCAGGGCCAATTCCCATTTTTTTTGCCGCTGGTAGGCATTAGCCAGATGGTAATGGAGTTCAAAGCGGACGGGGATTGAAGCCTGGTTGGACTTCAGGCCTTGCTTGAGTAACTTAATGCCCTCTTTTTCCTGGCCCAGGGAATTGTAGAGTGCGCCTAACTTACTGCACAGATAGGCATCCTGGGGATTTTCGGCCAGGGCCTTTTCCAGGAGGGTTTGGGCCCGTTGTTGTTTGGCGCCAAGCTGTTCTGGGCCATAGCCCGTGTGGAGAATGGCAACACCGGGGAGATCCACCACACGCCAGCGGGGTTCCTGTTGCATAAGGGCCAAAACACTATCATCAATGGTTTCGTGGTAAGGCCGGTTAAAGCGCAGGGCCGGATGACGACGAAAAAGACGCGATACCAAGGAATAGGGGGATTGCACAGCCCCCACTTCCTGACGCATTAGGTTCACTACTAAAGTATTGTCTTCGGTCATGGCCCGCTGTATCGAGTCCAGCATTTTGGGATTCAGGGTTTCGTCCGCATCTAAGACCAAAACCCAATCCCCTGTTGCCTTGGCCAGGGCCTGGTTGCGGGCCTGGGAAAAATCCTCGGGCCAAGTTGTTTTAAAGACCTTCGCACCTGCTTTTTTGGCTATGGTGGGGGTTTTATCCTGGGATCCCGTATCCAAGACCACCATCTCCTGAACTAGGCCCTGCACACTGGCCAAGCATTGGGGCAAGCGATGGGCTTCATCTTTAACGATCATGCAGAGACTGAGGGTAGGCATGGGGGAGTCATCCAGAAGGGCGCGTATGATATTTTGGGAAGGCTGTCTTGATTCAGTATTGCCCCAACCTAAACTAACTCACAATGGTCCCCTCTGCTCCCAGCACCGAAGAAATTATCGCCGCCCTCGAAATTCCTACCAATCTCAACTTCGACCTACCCGACCCCGAGGACGAGGCCCTGCAAGACCACGAATTCCAAAGCCAGATCGATAATTTTTGGAAATTGTGCGAGCGCTTTGACCTGCAAACGGAAATCTGGCGGGGGCGTATTCTACGGGCAGTGCGAGACCGAGAAAAACAGGGGGGCGATGGCCGGGGTACGGGTTTTCTTAATTGGCTTAAACAGCGGGAAATTACCAAAAGTCAGGCCTATGCCCTGATTCAGTTGGCCAATAGTGCCGATACTCTACTAGAAGATGGCCAGCTAGACCCGGAATCCATCAACAATTTTAGTAAACGGGCCTTTGTGGAAACCGCCAAGGCGGCCCCGGAAGTCCAAAAATTAGTCAGCCATGCCGCCCACAATGGCGAACGTATTACCCGCCGTGAGGTCAAACAATTGGCCGATGAATGGACGGCCATGAGTTCTGATTTATTGCCCGATGCCGTCAAGGAAAAAGCCACCGAGGGCAGTCTCCCCCCGCGTCACCTGGCCCCCTTGGTCAAGGAACTGGAAAAATTGCCCGAAGGCCATCTCCTCTCCCTGCAAAAGGAAGTGTCCGAAAATCCCGATGTGGATACCGTCAAGCATCTCACTAGTTCTGCCCGGAGTTTATCGAAATATCTAGATGCGGCGGCCCAGGTACAAACCCTCAAGGCTTATCCTTTAGATCTGGAATTGGCCCTGGAGGAGGCCCTGCGCCTGGATTGTTTGGGGACGGCGGCGGATTTAGTCAAACAGGCCACCCAATTGGAACAAACGGCGGCCAAACTGTTCAGTACCTGGAAACGTCTGGGGAGTTTGTCTGACCGGCTCTATGTGGATACTGGGGCCAGTAGCCCTAACCTGCGCTCCCTGTTAACGGCCCTGGAAAACCTGACCCAGGAAATTATTGAAGTGCAGTTAGACGAAAGTGGTGAGCGGTCAGTGCGTCTGCGGATTTTGCAAGACCCCGAAGCCTAACGTTGGGAAAAACCCTAGAAGCGTCCCCCAGGTGGGGGGGATGTTAGGAAGTAAAACTAAGACGTTAGAGACTCTGGTGACTAGGGTAAGTCTAGCCAATCGGAAGAACCGCTAGACCGGCCCTTGAGGGACTCCCCACCCGAGACCAGAGTTTCTAGATTTTTACGCTGTTCCATTTGGCCCAGGAAGTAGCCCGTCATCATAGCCGAGGCCAGTAGATTCGCCAGGCTTTCACGGTTGGTCGTCACCTGAACCTGAAAATCTTCACTTGGCAAGATTCCCAGCAGGCCCTGCACGTTGTGGCTAATGATTTCTTTAAGTTCTGTACTGGCAGATTCAGCGACCCGCGCCAGGGTGTCAGGATGTTGTTGTTGCAGGTATTGGACGAGGGTATTGTGTTCTTGTTCTTCTTCGGAAATTAAAAAGTCAAAGTTAAATTCCATTACATCTCCCAAACGAGCGTTGACATTTTTCCGCGACTGTCTTTTTATTCTAATGCATTGACTGAAGGACAAAAATAGGGAGTGTTACTACCCCCCCCACAAAACTCTAATTAAATTATGGTTTTAAATGATTTTCCGTCCTAGAGAGCTTTGAGCAACGGCTGAGCGCTATGTCCTACTGTCTTGGTAATAACCCCGTGTGCAACTATTTTTTAGGTCTTGATTGACAAGGCTTTCAAAACTCAGGAATGTTAGAGTATCGCCTGGAACCCTTATTCTGTCGTTCTTAGTTGCACATCGCGTTAATACTAAATTGCCAACTGCCCCCTCTTTTCCTGAAAGGGGAGAGTTTTAGCCGGCCAGCCATATAAACGAGACGACCTGGAGAGCTTCGGCCTTGCTGAGTGATTCCAAGGCAACGATGAACCTGCTCCTAAAACACTTACTGAAAAAGGATTTTGAATACCTGTTTCTCTCTTCATTAAAACTCAGTTTCTGGTAGGGGTTCCAGTGGGAGAAAGCTTTGTCGAGTGTTATGAATGAGATATGTTCCGATGAAGCAGGGCTGTTAACTTATTTTCTTGTTTTCTTCTCAAGCAACTTTCTCATACTTTCAGTAAAGCCTCGTGATGCCGCTTTGCTTACTGCAACTTGATTAACAAGGAATATCAATATTTGTCTGCATGTTTCTGCATATTCCAAGCATTGTTCATCAGATTCAGCGTGAAGTCCTTCACTGAGTGCTGAATGTAAAGTTGCAAGAGGATTCATCCCCTCCGGCCTCAGTATCGGAGGTAATAAATCCTTGACTAAGTCAATTTTTTCCTGTGTTACTATCGTTTTTTTTGTCTTGCTTAAAGCATCTTGGTATTGAGATAACTCTTGTTCAGTCAATAAGTCTGCAATTTCATCCAATAAGCTATCAATTATCTCTTCTACTATTCGTCTGTAATATCCGAATGCACCTATGCCATATCCTTGTGATTCACATACAAGCCCTTTATGATAATAACTTGAATGCTCTCCAAGAAGTTTTTCTATATTGACATTACCTTTGGTTATCCAAGCTGGATACTGACCTACTTTCATAAACCATTTCTGGTTATCATCTACTTTAATAAAAAAGACTCTTTCAAATTTTTGGCAATGATAGCAAAGATAGACTGCACGAAAAATAATACCATCAATGGGATAATTTGCGTAATTCAAGTTCTCCCAGTATTCATTTTTCATAGCAAATGTTTGGCTAGACTTACAGATCGGACAATCCATATTTATTTGAACGACTGGAAGTCTGTCGGTTGTTGGGGGGATTTTTGCAACGCTGAACTTTCTGTAAAGCGGATATTCTTCTAAAAAGTTTTTGTATGGCATAAAAGGTTCCTGAGCATGGATTCTCACAAGATAAACATGGATTATACAGAGACTATTCTTGTATCATGCCACATACACATTCCTAAAGTACCGTATATCGCTCTAAGCAGAGAAAGTACAACAAATAATTTACTTAATATGCTAAAAGTATGCTGTAGCGATCGACTTACCTTTTTTATGGACTCTACGCCATCCCGAAATCTTCTGGTCGTAGTGCGTGAGTTTATTCACTTCAAGCAATACTCTTCCTGAACTGAGTAACTTTGGCTTTAATAACCTATATTTTGACTGTTCCTAGGCGAATCTAGCCCAAAATTGAAGAAAGCTGGTCAATTTCAAAATATTGCTGGAATTTATCCGTGATTTCGAGCCAATAGGAACGGCCCTCAGTTTGGCGGCGCTTGCGGATAAATCCCTGTTCCACCAGGTCTTGAATGTGTTGATAGGCCCCACTACCCCGGAGTTGAATCACTTTGGTTTGCAAGATTGGTGATTTCAGGGCGATGGCCGCCAGAGTTCTGAGGGTGCCGGTGCTGAGGTCGGCGGGAACGAGGTCTTGAATCAGGGTCTGGAAGGCAGACCGCAATTGTAGACAATAGCCCGTTTCCGTTTCGATCACCTCTAGGGCACTATCCCGGCGAGCATAGTCTTCCATTAATTCTAAAAGTGCATCTTCCACACTGGGCCGGTCTTGCTGGGTGATCTCGCTCAGTTCCACCAGGGTCAAGGGCCTGGCCTGGAGATAAAGAATCGCTTCAATTTGGGTTGCTAGGCGCATGGAGATGGAGAAGAACAAGTTCGGCGGTAGGATAGGGAGGCAAGCGGGCCCATCCCCAAAATACCATGATATCCAGTACACCGAGTCTATCCCCAGAACAGTGGGAATCCTTCCATCAGCTACAGCACCAACTCCGGGGGCCTGCCCATAGCGAGGCCTTTCTGGACAAGGAGGGAGGGGATATTTTGGTGTTGCCGTCCTTTAGTCTAGACCAGAGTGTAGGCGAAAAAATACCCGGCTTTCTGCACTACGAGGAGCGGCTCCTCTTTTCCTTAATTCGGTTGCGCAATCCCAAAACCCGTCTCATTTACGTGACGGCCCAGCCCCTGTCACCCCTGATCGTTGAGTATTATCTGCAACTGCTGGCGGGTATTCCCTTTTCCCACGCGCGGGAACGCTTGCTCCTCTTCACTGCCTACGATAATGCCTATAAACCCCTCACCCAAAAAATTCTAGAACGTCCCCGTTTAATCGAACGGATTCGCCAGGCCCTGCGGCCGGGCCGTTCCCACATCGTTTGTTTTAATGCCACGGCCCTGGAGGCAGAGCTATCCCTACAACTCCAAACACCCCTGCTGGCAGCTAGTCCGGCCCTGGCCTACTGGGGGTCAAAAAGCGGGAGCCGGGAAATTTTTGCCGAGGCCGGTGTGTCCTACCCCGACGGTAGTTTTTTAGTCAATTCTGTAGAGGCCCTGTTAGCGGAAACGGTGGCCCTGTGGCAACGCCAGCCCCACCTGCGACGGGTAATGGTCAAGCTGAATGAGGGCTTTTCGGGGGAAGGCAATGCCATTTTTCCTTTGCCGACGGATCGGACGGCTCAGGCGGCCTCACCGGAACTGCTCCAGGCCTATTTACCCTGCTTGCAATGCCAGGCCCAGGGAGAAACCTGGGAAAGTTTCCTGGCCCGGATTCCCAGCCTTGGGGCCATTGTCGAGGCCTTTGTGGAGGGGGCAGAAAAGCGGTCTCCCAGCGTCCAGGGCTATATCAGTCCCCAGGGAGAGGTGAGTATTCTTTCTACCCATGACCAGATTTTGGGCGGTCCTGACCAACAGATTTATCTGGGCTGTCGTTTTCCCGCCGACGACGGCTATCGTTTGGCCCTGCAGAATTTAGGTCTCAAAATTGGCCAAGTGTTGGCCCAGCGGGGGGCCATGGAGCGTTTTGGCGTTGATTTTATGGCTGTGCGTCAGGGAGAAACTTGGGAGTTAACTGCCATTGAGATTAATCTGCGCAAGGGGGGAACGACCCATCCCTTTATGACCCTGAAGTTATTAACCAACGGCATCTACGACCCGACCACCGGCCTGTTCTATAGTCAGGAGGGCCAGCCGAGGTATTACCTGGCCTCGGATAATTTGCAAAAACCCCAATACCATGGTCTCCTGCCCGATGACCTAATGGATATTATCGCCACCCACGGCCTACACTACAACAGCACCACCCAAACAGGGACGCTGTTTCACCTGATGGGGGCCCTATCGGAATTTGGTAAACTCGGCCTGACTTGCATTGGTCGTTCTCCGGCAGAGGCAGAGGCTATCTACCAAAAAGTGGAGCATTGTCTCGACCAGGAAACGGCTGACCCTTAATCCTCGACCTGTCTCAGCGAGACGGATTGAAACCGCTTAACATTTCCGTAATAATAGAAAACCCTAGTCTTTGATCGTGTTAAGCGTCACCACCAGGATGCTCGGGATGCCCCGTTAATCCCCGAGACTATTTTTCCTTGCCCACCCCTCCCTAAACACCATGAATCGCACGGCTGCCGTTTCTTCCCCCTTCCTTGGTCAACCCTGGCTCGTTGAAGAACGAGATGCCTGTGGCGTTGGTTTTATTGCCGATGTCCAGGGCCAGGTCAGTCATACCCTCGTTCAACAGGCTCTCAAAGCCCTGGGCTGTTTGGAACACCGAGGTGGCTGTAGTGCGGATGCGGATTCGGGCGACGGTGCGGGCATGATGACGGCTATTCCCCGACAACTCTTGGCCCAGTGGTTTACGCAACGCAATTTAACCATGCCGGATGTAGAGCAGTTGGGGGTGGGCATGGTCTTTCTACCCCAGGAACCCGGTGCTCGGGAAGTGGCCAAGGGTTATGTCGAAGAAGTAGTCCGAACCGAGAAGTTAACGGTTTTGGGTTGGCGAGAAGTCCCTGTTAAACCGGAAGTCTTGGGGCCCCAAGCCCGCAATAACCAGCCCCACATGGAGCAAATTTTAGTCACCTGTCCGGCAGGTTGTTCCGGGGATGAGTTGGATCGTCGCTTGTACATTGCCCGGTCTCTGGTGGGGAAAAAGTTAGCGGATGATTTCTATGTCTGCTCCTTTTCCTGTCGCACCCTTGTCTATAAAGGCATGGTTCGTAGTGAGGTGTTAGGGGAATTTTACCTCGACCTGCAAAACCCTGATTACCAGAGCAATTTTGCGGTCTATCACCGTCGCTTCAGCACCAATACGATGCCAAAGTGGCCTTTGGCTCAGCCCATGCGCCTACTCGGTCATAACGGCGAGATTAACACTCTGCTGGGCAATATCAACTGGATGGCAGCTCGGGAAAAGGGTCTCCAAGTTCAAGGCTGGACTGAGAGCGAATTACAGGCCCTGACCCCAGTGGTAAATCCAGCCAATAGCGATTCCTACAACCTGGATAGTGCCATGGAGTTATTGGTTCGCACGGGTCGTAGTCCCCTGGAAGCAATGATGATCCTGGTGCCTGAGGCCTACCGCAATCAACCAGCCCTGAAGGATTATCCT contains:
- a CDS encoding peptide ligase PGM1-related protein yields the protein MISSTPSLSPEQWESFHQLQHQLRGPAHSEAFLDKEGGDILVLPSFSLDQSVGEKIPGFLHYEERLLFSLIRLRNPKTRLIYVTAQPLSPLIVEYYLQLLAGIPFSHARERLLLFTAYDNAYKPLTQKILERPRLIERIRQALRPGRSHIVCFNATALEAELSLQLQTPLLAASPALAYWGSKSGSREIFAEAGVSYPDGSFLVNSVEALLAETVALWQRQPHLRRVMVKLNEGFSGEGNAIFPLPTDRTAQAASPELLQAYLPCLQCQAQGETWESFLARIPSLGAIVEAFVEGAEKRSPSVQGYISPQGEVSILSTHDQILGGPDQQIYLGCRFPADDGYRLALQNLGLKIGQVLAQRGAMERFGVDFMAVRQGETWELTAIEINLRKGGTTHPFMTLKLLTNGIYDPTTGLFYSQEGQPRYYLASDNLQKPQYHGLLPDDLMDIIATHGLHYNSTTQTGTLFHLMGALSEFGKLGLTCIGRSPAEAEAIYQKVEHCLDQETADP